The following are from one region of the Terriglobales bacterium genome:
- a CDS encoding CHAT domain-containing protein — MSTAASIATAKLSLQELAAIPDAQVRKQSLAARKGKLALDAIVELANQARGLLRVDARQSLSLAELAIDIAGIIQSEVGMAHAIRIKANALHALGQYSAAVELHTEAIRLFDAAAEMEEVGRTLSASILSLNLCGDYDAAFAAADRARLIFTQLGDELRLSRLDINIGNVFYRQDRFSDALACYRRAYEGVIKHGNSEGIAAALSNLSICLIGLGQFKEALESYQNAREYCEKHGMPLLVAQADYNIAYLYFLRGEYSRAIDMLRSTRLRCSEIGDRYHYGLCNLDLSELYLELNLSAEAAELSRLGSAEFEALQMGYESAKCLAFEAIAMGQQGQAFQSLKVFARSRELFVKERNQVWPSLIDLYQALVLFNEGRHFEARRLAKSALEFFDSSLLPGKAVLCRLLLARIAQRTNDLATAHKECSTAIEKLKDMQAPMLRHQAYLLMGQMHSLSGNRREAYECFRTSRESLEMLRSNLRGQELKLAFLKNRLEVYELLVDACLSGQPGGNSLEEAFGYIEEAKSRTLMDQMLQPVYSSADESGQSDLVRRMRSLRDELNWYYSLIELEQLRPEQRSPEHIKRLEEQVRARETDLIRVLQESNLSGIDNPEMQFSKNISIDEIRSAITPDTLIVEYFQTGDRILACLLGQERLQVLPVTLASRISNALRLLQFQLSKFRLGTEYASAFRDSLIQSTNTHLKTLYDELLAPIRDRMDAKHLLFVPHGALHYVPFHALFDGDRYLIDDYTVSYAPSASIYALCTKKAVNKSGAALLMGVPDQNTPSILGELRALCKILPHPKMFVGRFASEYVLKDVAQSVRLIHIATHGYFRQDSPMFSSIRMGNSYLSLYDLYQLHLPVELVTLSGCATGLNVVAAGDELIGLARGLFQAGAQSLLLSLWDVHDQSTADFMAAFYRRFQAGEDKATAVRGAMIQMRESYPHPYQWAPFVLMGKYAGGSA, encoded by the coding sequence ATGAGCACCGCTGCCTCAATCGCAACGGCGAAACTCTCACTCCAGGAGCTCGCCGCAATTCCTGATGCGCAAGTGCGGAAGCAATCGCTCGCCGCTCGAAAAGGTAAGCTAGCCCTGGACGCGATTGTCGAGCTTGCGAATCAGGCTCGCGGGCTCTTACGAGTCGACGCACGGCAGTCTCTCAGTCTTGCGGAACTGGCAATAGACATCGCCGGAATCATTCAAAGTGAAGTCGGAATGGCCCATGCAATCCGCATTAAGGCCAACGCTTTGCATGCCCTAGGGCAATATTCAGCCGCTGTTGAACTGCACACAGAGGCCATCCGGTTATTTGACGCTGCTGCAGAAATGGAAGAAGTCGGAAGAACCCTCAGCGCCAGCATCCTTTCATTGAATTTGTGCGGAGACTACGACGCAGCTTTTGCGGCTGCCGACCGAGCGCGGCTCATCTTTACCCAATTGGGAGACGAGCTGCGGTTGTCTCGTCTCGACATCAACATTGGAAACGTCTTTTACCGCCAGGATCGATTTTCAGATGCCCTGGCCTGCTACCGCCGTGCGTATGAAGGTGTAATCAAGCACGGAAATAGCGAAGGCATCGCCGCAGCGCTGAGCAATCTTTCCATTTGTCTGATCGGTCTTGGTCAGTTCAAAGAGGCGCTTGAGAGCTATCAAAACGCGCGCGAGTATTGCGAGAAGCACGGCATGCCGTTGCTGGTTGCACAGGCCGACTACAACATAGCGTATCTGTACTTTTTGCGGGGGGAATACAGCCGAGCAATCGATATGCTTCGCTCCACGCGATTGCGCTGTAGCGAGATTGGTGATCGATATCATTATGGCCTCTGCAACCTCGACCTTTCGGAACTTTATCTGGAGCTCAACCTCAGTGCGGAAGCAGCCGAGCTTTCCCGCCTTGGCTCTGCTGAATTCGAGGCCCTCCAGATGGGCTATGAATCGGCCAAGTGTCTCGCTTTCGAAGCGATCGCGATGGGACAGCAGGGACAGGCGTTCCAGAGTTTGAAGGTCTTTGCTCGGTCTCGTGAGTTGTTCGTGAAGGAGAGGAACCAGGTCTGGCCGTCGCTGATCGACTTGTATCAGGCCCTGGTGCTGTTCAACGAAGGCAGACACTTCGAAGCTCGCAGGTTGGCAAAGTCTGCGCTGGAGTTCTTTGATTCTTCACTGTTGCCAGGAAAGGCCGTGCTCTGCCGGCTATTGCTCGCACGCATTGCTCAGCGAACTAACGACCTTGCAACTGCGCATAAGGAATGCAGTACGGCGATCGAGAAGCTAAAAGACATGCAGGCGCCGATGCTCCGGCATCAGGCGTATCTGCTGATGGGCCAAATGCATTCCCTTTCGGGAAACAGGAGAGAAGCATACGAATGCTTTCGAACTTCCCGCGAATCACTAGAGATGTTGCGCAGCAATCTACGCGGCCAGGAACTCAAGTTAGCTTTTCTGAAGAATCGCCTAGAAGTGTACGAATTGCTCGTGGACGCGTGCCTCTCTGGCCAACCTGGCGGAAACTCGCTCGAGGAGGCATTCGGATATATCGAAGAAGCCAAGTCGCGAACCTTGATGGACCAAATGCTGCAGCCGGTGTACTCCAGTGCGGATGAAAGCGGTCAAAGCGATCTCGTTCGCCGCATGCGCAGTCTGCGTGACGAGTTGAATTGGTATTACAGCCTCATCGAACTCGAGCAGCTTCGCCCGGAGCAGCGCTCTCCGGAGCACATAAAGCGGCTGGAGGAACAAGTCCGGGCGCGCGAGACGGATCTAATACGCGTTCTTCAGGAATCGAATCTTTCCGGGATCGACAATCCGGAAATGCAATTCAGCAAAAATATATCGATCGACGAAATACGCTCAGCGATTACTCCCGATACGCTCATTGTTGAATACTTCCAGACCGGCGATCGGATTCTCGCCTGCCTGCTTGGACAGGAACGCCTGCAAGTCCTGCCGGTCACGCTGGCCTCCCGAATCAGCAATGCATTGCGATTGCTGCAATTCCAACTCTCAAAGTTCCGGCTTGGCACTGAATACGCATCGGCGTTTCGCGACTCTCTAATTCAATCGACAAATACACACTTGAAGACGCTTTATGACGAGCTTCTGGCGCCCATTCGCGACCGCATGGATGCGAAGCATCTGCTTTTTGTGCCACACGGGGCTCTACACTACGTTCCTTTTCATGCGCTATTCGACGGTGACCGCTACTTAATCGATGACTACACGGTCTCGTACGCGCCAAGCGCGAGCATCTACGCCCTCTGTACTAAAAAGGCGGTAAACAAGTCCGGTGCAGCGTTGCTAATGGGAGTCCCAGATCAGAACACGCCATCGATCCTTGGTGAATTGCGTGCGTTGTGCAAGATCCTGCCGCATCCCAAGATGTTCGTTGGAAGATTCGCGAGCGAGTACGTTCTGAAAGATGTCGCACAAAGCGTACGGCTGATTCACATCGCAACGCATGGATACTTTCGGCAGGACAGCCCTATGTTCTCCTCGATCCGAATGGGGAACTCTTACTTGAGCTTGTACGACCTTTATCAGTTGCATTTACCCGTCGAACTCGTGACCTTGAGCGGCTGCGCCACGGGCTTGAACGTCGTCGCAGCGGGAGACGAACTGATTGGCCTTGCACGCGGGCTGTTCCAGGCAGGTGCGCAATCGTTGTTGTTAAGCCTGTGGGACGTCCACGATCAAAGTACAGCTGACTTTATGGCTGCTTTCTACCGACGGTTTCAGGCAGGCGAAGATAAGGCGACAGCCGTCCGTGGGGCGATGATCCAGATGCGCGAGAGCTATCCCCATCCTTATCAATGGGCTCCGTTTGTTTTGATGGGTAAGTACGCGGGCGGTTCCGCATGA